Proteins from one Solenopsis invicta isolate M01_SB chromosome 11, UNIL_Sinv_3.0, whole genome shotgun sequence genomic window:
- the LOC113004769 gene encoding uncharacterized protein LOC113004769 — protein sequence MWKRISDEMKNSGYNVTLIQIENKWKTLERQYKKVISNNNKTGRGRITCSYQMELTEILGKSHKIVPLAVASPEIRVMVRDSVLDPRTLLNNSAPILMPVSATTTLPTTSNVERREEPEDMPMAFPDKSEAVTVPENANLVAVAKRRMATGTTAKVLQQCQKR from the exons atgtGGAAACGCATAAGCGACGAGATGAAAAACTCGGGATACAACGTGACTCTTatacaaatagaaaataagtGGAAGACATTGGAAAggcaatataaaaaagttatttccaataataataaaacaggaAGAGGACGGATTACCTGTAGTTACCAAAT GGAACTGACAGAAATTTTGGGAAAGAGCCATAAAATAGTCCCACTTGCTGTAGCGAGTCCGGAAATAAGAGTAATGGTCCGAGATAGTGTATTAGATCCCAGAACTTTATTGAATAACAG tgcGCCAATTTTAATGCCAGTATCAGCAACAACTACATTGCCAACTACTTCAAACGTAGAACGAAGAGAGGAACCTGAAGATATGCCTATGGCTTTTCCTGATAAAAGTGAAGCAGTAACCGTACCTGAAAATGCCAACCTCGTCGCTGTTGCTAAAAGAAGAATGGCTACTGGAACAACGGCAAAGGTATTGCAACAGTGCCAAAAAAGATGA